From the bacterium genome, one window contains:
- a CDS encoding alpha/beta hydrolase codes for MSFLKHLPLFAASLAAALALFALLLRLAEDSLTFHPSRETEAVPGDFGLSAEEMLIPSGGQGDSLHGWYFPPADSAAPVLLVFHGNAGNIAHRLEWAAPFVRDGMGVLLFDYRGYGRSGGQPSEKGFQEDALTVWTWLTAEKGLDPGRIVPFGRSLGGAPAVHLASCRPVRALVLEGAFTRGADMAKMIFGFLPVGWLMKYRWEVERPLAGLDIPVLLIHGTEDTVVPFALGERLARAARQGRLWRVHGGGHLDAHYVLGRAYYERLELFVRENASGAAD; via the coding sequence TTGAGCTTTCTAAAGCACCTGCCCCTATTCGCCGCCTCGCTCGCGGCCGCGCTCGCCCTGTTCGCGCTCCTGTTGCGCCTGGCCGAGGACAGTCTGACTTTCCACCCCTCGCGCGAGACGGAGGCCGTGCCCGGGGATTTCGGCCTGAGCGCCGAGGAGATGCTCATTCCCTCGGGCGGCCAGGGCGACAGCCTGCACGGCTGGTATTTCCCGCCGGCTGACAGTGCCGCGCCGGTGCTGCTGGTGTTCCACGGCAACGCGGGCAACATCGCGCACCGCCTGGAGTGGGCCGCCCCGTTCGTCCGGGACGGCATGGGCGTTCTGCTTTTCGATTACCGGGGCTACGGGCGCTCGGGGGGACAGCCCTCGGAGAAAGGTTTCCAAGAGGACGCCCTGACCGTGTGGACATGGCTGACTGCTGAAAAAGGCCTCGACCCGGGGCGGATCGTGCCGTTCGGACGCTCGCTGGGCGGAGCGCCCGCCGTGCACCTGGCGTCCTGCCGCCCGGTGCGGGCGCTGGTCCTGGAGGGGGCTTTCACCCGCGGGGCGGACATGGCGAAAATGATCTTCGGGTTCCTGCCGGTGGGGTGGCTGATGAAATACCGCTGGGAGGTGGAGCGTCCCCTGGCCGGCCTCGACATTCCGGTGCTGCTGATCCACGGGACAGAGGATACGGTTGTGCCGTTCGCTCTTGGGGAAAGACTCGCGCGCGCGGCACGGCAGGGGCGGCTCTGGAGGGTGCACGGGGGCGGGCACCTGGATGCCCACTACGTGCTGGGACGCGCCTACTACGAGCGTCTGGAGCTTTTCGTCCGCGAGAACGCCTCCGGCGCGGCGGACTGA
- a CDS encoding PadR family transcriptional regulator produces MKNSSRMTRAIILGLLAEGQMHGYEIRKRLTDELGERADLNFGSIYYGLKKFVAQGWLEHIRDEAVDGNPERSIYRLTRAGRAELARQVEALLTDTSNSLQPLETGLNFISSLPAGRAAQVLSARYAALKAGYEAELAAEPPAGEPLLDRLIREYRLYQLGAEVLWLKNSLPDIQSAAPEAFSRTKSSRRS; encoded by the coding sequence ATGAAAAACTCCAGCCGCATGACCCGCGCCATCATCCTCGGCCTTCTGGCCGAGGGCCAGATGCACGGCTACGAGATCCGCAAGCGCCTGACCGATGAGCTGGGCGAGCGCGCCGACCTGAATTTCGGCTCGATCTACTACGGCCTGAAAAAGTTTGTCGCCCAGGGCTGGCTGGAGCACATCCGGGACGAGGCGGTGGACGGCAACCCGGAGCGCTCGATCTACCGTCTGACCCGCGCCGGCCGCGCCGAGCTGGCGCGCCAGGTGGAGGCCCTTCTGACCGACACCTCCAACAGCCTCCAGCCGCTGGAAACCGGGCTCAATTTCATCTCCAGCCTTCCTGCGGGACGGGCCGCGCAGGTGCTGTCGGCGCGCTACGCCGCGCTCAAGGCGGGCTACGAGGCCGAGCTGGCCGCCGAGCCGCCCGCGGGCGAACCGCTTCTGGACCGTCTCATCCGCGAGTACCGTCTTTACCAACTGGGAGCCGAGGTGCTCTGGCTGAAAAACAGCCTGCCGGATATTCAGTCCGCCGCGCCGGAGGCGTTCTCGCGGACGAAAAGCTCCAGACGCTCGTAG
- a CDS encoding HAMP domain-containing histidine kinase — MNQRQRPSEGEDGAINFLFLLMIILNILIITDLFLSILQSPTTLIFIRVALMLIVLGFLSANGLRHPEIRGRGWVSLLSGFLLVFLGSLVELMSLLPSTASYFARLSPSALNFMQNMFFDLLGYFCLAYGFFLWIPSIIEARRRVERTASELEEKVRVRTRSLQAINEQLFRNKIELEEAGRHKDEFLASVSHELKTPLNSILGFCRLLSEGRQGELNPRQAKSIQIIDNNGRNLLDQINKLLDFSRIEFETVRLDLKEVSVNALLQESLAVMEPLARHKGLALECDNSAGPVRQVTDPTVLKQLLLGILDNAVKFTDQGAVRLETGQKVDGWWIRVSDTGIGIAEKDLPFIFEAFRQGDGSLSRRYGGTGLGLTIARKLTTFLHGDITVQSTPGQGSAFTIHLPYGAPPAAVSEELSPGGSRRNIPLPKED; from the coding sequence ATGAACCAGCGGCAGCGGCCGAGCGAGGGCGAGGACGGGGCGATCAATTTCCTGTTCCTGCTGATGATCATCCTCAACATCCTGATCATCACCGACCTGTTCCTGTCGATCCTGCAGTCACCCACCACCCTGATTTTCATCCGGGTGGCCCTGATGCTGATCGTGCTGGGGTTCCTGAGCGCCAACGGCCTGCGCCACCCCGAGATACGCGGCCGGGGCTGGGTGTCTCTGCTCAGCGGGTTCCTGCTCGTGTTCCTCGGCTCTCTGGTCGAGCTAATGTCGCTCCTGCCCTCAACGGCCAGCTATTTCGCCCGTCTCAGCCCCTCGGCGCTCAATTTCATGCAGAACATGTTCTTCGACCTGTTAGGCTATTTCTGCCTGGCCTACGGCTTTTTCCTCTGGATACCCTCGATCATCGAGGCCCGGCGGCGGGTGGAGCGCACCGCCTCCGAGCTGGAGGAGAAAGTGCGCGTGCGCACCCGTTCGCTCCAGGCGATCAACGAGCAGCTTTTCCGCAACAAGATCGAGCTGGAGGAGGCCGGCCGTCACAAGGACGAGTTCCTGGCCTCGGTCAGCCACGAACTCAAAACCCCGCTCAACTCGATCCTCGGTTTCTGCCGCCTTCTGAGCGAGGGCCGCCAGGGCGAGTTGAACCCGCGCCAGGCCAAGAGCATCCAGATCATCGACAACAACGGCCGCAACCTGCTGGACCAGATCAACAAGCTGCTCGACTTTTCGCGCATCGAGTTCGAGACCGTGCGGCTGGACCTGAAAGAGGTGTCGGTCAATGCATTACTGCAAGAGTCACTGGCGGTAATGGAGCCGTTGGCCCGCCACAAGGGCCTGGCGCTCGAATGTGACAACTCGGCCGGCCCGGTGCGCCAGGTCACCGACCCGACAGTGCTCAAGCAGTTGCTGCTGGGCATCCTGGACAACGCGGTCAAGTTCACCGACCAGGGCGCGGTGCGCCTGGAGACCGGGCAGAAGGTGGACGGGTGGTGGATACGGGTCAGCGACACCGGGATCGGCATCGCGGAAAAAGACCTGCCCTTCATCTTCGAGGCTTTCCGCCAGGGGGACGGGTCGCTGAGCCGACGTTACGGCGGCACCGGCCTGGGCTTGACAATCGCGCGCAAACTGACCACTTTTCTGCACGGGGATATCACTGTACAAAGCACTCCGGGCCAGGGCTCGGCTTTCACGATCCACCTGCCCTACGGAGCGCCCCCGGCCGCTGTCAGCGAGGAACTCTCTCCCGGCGGCTCCCGCCGGAACATACCGCTGCCAAAGGAGGACTGA
- a CDS encoding tetratricopeptide repeat protein, with translation MAPRWGKFNTHGFTVFALLFLFVQSFGTLAAATPDETGYFNLLRTKFDLARDNYAKALPEELLLFERLFPQSAKGDSAVYMLGVLFDQNNQPDKALVSFLKILYLYPASPRTPEVIAHIRRLSTEQKRGITALFSDENLKLLKTQALRLTEEPARTGGGERGYFDFLQLLADSKVGSLTRYTIDECVQYLYHAGYNYEADRVLIFRGDMFRLQDDFNSAILSYATAALVAPLGANLPLALLRTGEVYFRDLKDNGMARNCWGDLLDKYPASLEAGRASIYLAEVEESEKNYGQAITRLEETVLKYPFAEIKAECYARVGKIYVQYLANPDKAIASYNRTVDEYPADPRAAEALIRIGDIQETRKNYRDAVDAYRRLDELFPDSPVTAEYLFRAAELSQGKLKDEGLAAELYKKVAASFPSTDFGKKARKKIDE, from the coding sequence ATGGCTCCCCGCTGGGGAAAATTCAACACACACGGCTTCACCGTTTTCGCCCTCCTGTTCCTGTTCGTCCAGTCGTTCGGTACACTCGCGGCAGCCACACCCGATGAAACGGGTTATTTCAACCTGTTGCGCACCAAGTTCGACCTGGCCCGCGACAACTACGCCAAGGCCCTGCCCGAGGAGCTGCTGCTGTTCGAGCGCCTGTTCCCGCAGTCGGCCAAAGGCGACAGTGCAGTCTACATGCTGGGCGTGCTGTTCGACCAGAACAACCAGCCCGACAAGGCCCTGGTCTCTTTCCTGAAAATACTCTACCTCTACCCGGCCAGCCCGCGCACGCCGGAGGTGATCGCCCATATCCGGCGGCTGAGCACGGAGCAGAAACGCGGGATCACCGCCCTGTTCTCGGACGAGAACCTCAAGCTGCTTAAAACACAGGCCCTGCGCCTGACCGAGGAGCCGGCGCGCACCGGCGGCGGCGAGCGCGGCTATTTCGACTTCCTCCAGCTCCTGGCCGATTCAAAGGTGGGCTCGCTGACCCGCTACACGATCGACGAGTGCGTGCAGTACCTCTACCACGCCGGCTACAACTACGAGGCCGACCGGGTGTTGATATTCCGCGGCGACATGTTCCGCCTCCAGGACGATTTCAACAGCGCTATCCTGTCCTACGCCACGGCGGCGCTGGTCGCCCCGCTCGGCGCCAACCTCCCCCTGGCGCTGCTGCGCACCGGCGAGGTCTATTTCCGCGACCTGAAAGACAACGGCATGGCCCGGAACTGTTGGGGCGACCTGCTGGACAAGTACCCGGCCAGCCTGGAGGCCGGACGGGCCTCGATCTACCTGGCCGAGGTGGAGGAGTCGGAAAAGAACTACGGCCAGGCGATCACCCGCCTGGAGGAGACGGTCCTCAAATATCCGTTCGCCGAGATCAAGGCCGAGTGCTACGCCCGGGTCGGGAAAATCTACGTGCAGTACCTGGCCAACCCGGACAAGGCCATCGCCTCGTACAACCGCACCGTGGATGAGTACCCGGCCGACCCGCGCGCGGCCGAGGCGCTGATCCGGATCGGCGACATCCAGGAAACCCGGAAGAACTACCGGGACGCGGTGGATGCCTACCGTCGCCTGGACGAGCTTTTCCCCGACTCGCCGGTGACCGCCGAGTACCTGTTCCGCGCCGCGGAGCTGAGCCAGGGCAAGCTGAAAGACGAAGGTCTGGCCGCCGAGCTGTACAAGAAAGTGGCTGCCAGTTTCCCGAGCACCGATTTCGGGAAAAAGGCCCGCAAGAAAATCGACGAGTGA
- a CDS encoding sigma-70 family RNA polymerase sigma factor, with translation MKDISIRRQESEDGALVAEALDGSQEAFRRLYDRYQAKVRSLILSLVGRPEEADDIVQQVFIRAFRSLSGFGGRSSFYTWLYRVALNTTTDFRRKKVRLRKRESLELDDDNPDRPALQVPTPAEEGPEESLYRKELAGIISQAMQSLSEEHRQVLVLREMQGLNYQEIADTVGIELGTVMSRLFYARRRLAEVLQRSGALD, from the coding sequence GTGAAGGATATCAGTATCCGGAGGCAGGAAAGTGAGGACGGCGCCTTGGTGGCCGAGGCCCTGGACGGCTCGCAGGAGGCGTTCCGGCGGCTGTACGACCGTTACCAGGCCAAGGTGCGCAGCCTGATCCTCTCGCTGGTCGGACGTCCGGAGGAGGCCGACGATATCGTGCAGCAGGTGTTCATCCGGGCGTTCCGTTCGCTGTCCGGTTTCGGCGGCCGCAGTTCGTTCTACACCTGGCTCTACCGGGTGGCGCTCAACACCACCACCGATTTCCGCCGCAAGAAAGTCCGTCTGCGCAAGCGGGAATCGCTGGAGTTGGATGACGACAACCCGGACCGTCCGGCCCTCCAGGTGCCGACCCCGGCCGAGGAGGGGCCCGAGGAAAGCCTCTACCGCAAGGAGCTGGCCGGGATAATCAGCCAGGCCATGCAGTCACTTAGCGAGGAACACCGTCAGGTGCTCGTGCTGCGCGAGATGCAGGGCCTCAATTACCAGGAGATAGCCGACACGGTGGGAATAGAGCTGGGCACGGTGATGAGCCGTCTGTTCTACGCCCGCCGTCGCCTGGCCGAAGTACTCCAGCGTTCCGGGGCGCTGGACTGA
- a CDS encoding efflux RND transporter periplasmic adaptor subunit yields the protein MRTRTNRKTALILLAVLAALSVFAACSKKAEGETGPADKAPRAGQFGRQTLGDAAGVQEAVPVEAATPWRTELASYVFGNAHLEALRVVDIVARVEAQLVSLNVEEGDIVRRDQVLASLDRDQLKLALDEARAQLDNARSTYARDTLMMQKELTSREVVDNSRYQYETASTRYERAELNLRYATITAPFNGMVTKRFIEVGSMIRTNMILFNMADMSKLLARVYVPEKEMARINVGDHVEVESEMIPGRRFAGEVEMISPVVDPTTGTIKVTVHLTEGYDELKPGMFCSVFILTETHPDVMVISRKALLPDSDTPEVFVVDDSLHVHRRPVEIGIQQGDTLEVLSGLTPGEKVVLIGQENLSEGTPVKLSSGAEQRSRDFRPSEPAAGQ from the coding sequence TTGAGAACGAGAACAAACCGAAAAACAGCGTTGATCCTTCTGGCGGTGCTGGCCGCCCTGAGCGTTTTCGCCGCCTGCTCCAAGAAAGCGGAGGGGGAGACCGGTCCGGCCGACAAAGCTCCGCGCGCCGGACAGTTCGGCCGTCAGACCCTCGGGGATGCAGCCGGGGTCCAGGAGGCCGTACCCGTGGAAGCGGCCACTCCCTGGCGCACCGAGTTGGCGAGCTACGTGTTCGGCAATGCCCATCTGGAGGCCCTGCGCGTGGTCGATATCGTGGCCCGGGTCGAGGCGCAACTGGTCAGCCTGAACGTGGAGGAGGGTGACATCGTGCGGCGTGACCAGGTGCTGGCCAGCCTGGACCGCGACCAGCTCAAGCTGGCCCTGGACGAGGCCCGCGCCCAGCTGGACAACGCGCGCAGCACCTACGCCCGCGACACCCTGATGATGCAGAAGGAGCTGACCAGCCGTGAGGTGGTCGACAACAGCCGCTACCAGTACGAGACCGCCAGCACACGCTACGAGCGCGCCGAACTCAACCTGCGCTACGCCACGATCACCGCTCCTTTCAACGGCATGGTCACCAAGCGTTTTATCGAAGTGGGCAGTATGATCCGCACCAACATGATCCTGTTCAACATGGCCGACATGAGCAAGCTGCTGGCCCGGGTCTACGTGCCGGAAAAAGAGATGGCCCGGATCAACGTGGGCGACCACGTGGAGGTGGAGAGCGAGATGATCCCGGGCCGACGGTTCGCCGGCGAGGTGGAGATGATCTCGCCCGTGGTCGACCCGACCACCGGGACGATCAAGGTGACAGTCCACCTGACCGAGGGCTATGACGAGCTCAAGCCGGGGATGTTCTGCTCGGTGTTCATCCTCACCGAGACCCACCCGGACGTGATGGTGATCAGCCGCAAGGCCCTGCTGCCGGACAGCGACACGCCCGAGGTGTTCGTAGTGGATGACTCGCTGCACGTGCACCGCCGTCCGGTCGAAATCGGCATCCAGCAGGGCGACACCCTCGAGGTGCTCTCCGGCCTGACTCCGGGGGAAAAAGTGGTGCTGATCGGCCAGGAGAACCTGAGCGAGGGCACGCCGGTCAAGCTGTCCAGCGGGGCCGAGCAGCGCAGCCGTGACTTCCGCCCCTCCGAGCCTGCCGCGGGGCAGTGA
- a CDS encoding efflux RND transporter permease subunit, which translates to MKLSEFAVNRPVTTSMMILSIVVLGLLSVNRIPLVFLPDVNRPNLRIYTSYQGSNPEEIERLITRPIEEIMGTVPGLKSMMSNSSASNSSVRLEFEEGHDMDMVSMEVRDRIDRVMPDLPNDLLDPPRIYRWQTTDWPILNFGLVWKGDPNLLEQVITEVVEKRLLAVEGVANVEVNGLKQKGIWIDLDMDMMRAARIDARELTGAVRDGNTNVPAGNVVSGGRRYNLRAIGQFRSIDEIAQLPLNSRGLRLEQVANVRYDFPEMRWFSRLNAQDAVSMAIRKTSNANIIDVNKRVIATLDQIKTDPRYAALDYQIYWDQSEAIVSSIDSLKSAGLMGAALAIAVLLFFLGNVRNTMVISISIPVSIICTFFFMYLSRMAPFNSELTLNIISMMGLIYAIGIVVDPAIVVLENIFRIRSEKKDIGPIEAAIQGSSEMGLAVMASILTNIIVFLPLIFLAGGRGMMRFMRDFGVVFCVVSLASLFVAFTVVPLLSARVVKKLDPGKERTFPRLNGFFSWLVTRALHHRMLTILVVVGILAGIVKLYGMIDKEGQQYSPERRMFIDVEVSHNYTMEQASKVMKGIEADLLARKDQLEIASVSNNLSMGRRNDGSFQIYFKDATKGSRTTAELEKAVQSLLPERPGFTYRYGHRGGSDGDVLEIDLSGERMELLQTYAENVRRLLSDIPGVDNIDLSTERGEQEVRVMVDRDRAATSGISTQQVAMTLSSQLGNRPAGRYKAAEREININMRLDEKDRLNLERLETLELYGPGGQMRDLKNLATVELGRGPRNIEKNDRLYTVEVYVPIRGGGGLYSLSNEVMKRMAGLKMAPGYYWSLGRNYQSMVETEQDSRFAIILSLVMIYILLAALFESFIHPFTILLSVPFAMIGVALIFVATKTNLGGISYIGIIIVCGLVVNNGIILVDYINQLRSQGLARRDAIILAVQKRLRPILMTAMTTVLSLLPMCAPLLAPGIFGPAEGRAAMWGPVGLAILGGMTTSTFLTLVITPTLYSLIDDLAQGGKSIAERVFSRKHPV; encoded by the coding sequence ATGAAACTGTCCGAATTCGCCGTCAACCGGCCGGTCACCACCAGCATGATGATCCTGAGCATCGTGGTGCTCGGGCTGCTCAGCGTAAACCGCATCCCGCTCGTTTTCCTGCCGGATGTCAACCGTCCCAACCTGCGTATCTACACCTCCTACCAGGGTTCCAACCCCGAGGAGATCGAGCGCCTGATCACCCGTCCGATCGAGGAGATCATGGGCACGGTCCCGGGCCTCAAGTCGATGATGTCGAACAGCTCGGCCAGCAACTCCTCGGTCCGGCTGGAGTTCGAGGAGGGCCACGACATGGACATGGTCTCCATGGAGGTGCGCGACCGGATCGACCGCGTGATGCCCGACCTGCCGAATGACCTGCTCGACCCGCCCCGTATTTACCGCTGGCAGACCACCGACTGGCCGATCCTCAATTTCGGCCTGGTCTGGAAAGGCGACCCCAACCTGCTGGAGCAGGTGATCACCGAGGTGGTAGAAAAGCGCCTGCTCGCGGTGGAGGGTGTGGCCAACGTGGAGGTCAACGGCCTCAAGCAGAAAGGCATCTGGATCGATCTGGACATGGACATGATGCGTGCGGCCCGGATCGACGCCCGCGAGCTCACCGGAGCGGTGCGCGACGGCAACACCAACGTTCCGGCCGGCAACGTGGTCAGCGGGGGACGGCGCTACAACCTGCGCGCCATCGGGCAGTTCCGCTCCATCGACGAGATCGCACAGCTGCCGCTCAACTCGCGCGGCCTGCGCCTGGAGCAGGTGGCCAACGTGCGCTACGATTTCCCGGAGATGCGCTGGTTCTCGCGCCTGAACGCCCAGGACGCCGTGTCGATGGCGATCCGCAAGACCTCCAACGCCAACATCATCGACGTAAACAAGCGGGTGATCGCCACCCTCGACCAGATCAAGACCGACCCGCGCTACGCCGCACTGGACTACCAGATCTACTGGGATCAGTCCGAGGCCATTGTCAGCAGCATCGACAGCCTGAAAAGCGCGGGCCTGATGGGGGCGGCCCTGGCCATCGCCGTGCTGCTGTTTTTCCTGGGCAACGTGCGCAACACGATGGTCATTTCCATCTCCATCCCGGTCTCGATCATCTGCACGTTTTTCTTCATGTACCTTTCGCGCATGGCGCCGTTCAACAGCGAGCTGACCCTGAACATCATCTCGATGATGGGGCTGATCTACGCGATCGGCATCGTGGTCGACCCGGCTATCGTGGTGCTGGAGAACATTTTCCGCATCCGAAGCGAAAAAAAGGACATCGGTCCGATCGAGGCGGCCATCCAGGGATCGAGCGAGATGGGCCTGGCTGTGATGGCCTCGATCCTGACCAACATCATCGTGTTTCTGCCGCTCATCTTCCTGGCCGGCGGGCGCGGGATGATGCGGTTCATGCGCGATTTCGGGGTTGTGTTCTGCGTGGTCTCGCTGGCCAGCCTGTTCGTGGCTTTCACCGTGGTGCCGCTGCTGTCGGCCCGGGTGGTGAAAAAGCTGGACCCGGGCAAAGAGCGCACGTTCCCCAGGCTGAACGGGTTTTTCTCCTGGCTGGTCACCCGCGCCCTGCATCACCGTATGCTTACCATCCTGGTGGTGGTGGGCATTCTGGCGGGCATTGTCAAGCTCTATGGGATGATCGATAAGGAGGGCCAGCAGTACAGCCCGGAGCGGCGCATGTTCATCGATGTCGAGGTGAGCCACAACTACACGATGGAACAGGCCTCCAAGGTGATGAAAGGCATCGAGGCCGACCTTCTGGCACGCAAGGACCAGCTGGAGATCGCCTCGGTGAGCAACAACCTGAGCATGGGACGGCGCAACGACGGCAGTTTCCAGATTTATTTCAAGGATGCGACAAAGGGCAGCCGCACCACCGCCGAGCTGGAAAAAGCGGTCCAGTCGCTGCTGCCAGAGCGCCCCGGGTTCACCTACCGCTACGGCCACCGTGGCGGCAGCGACGGCGACGTGCTCGAGATAGACCTGAGCGGCGAGCGCATGGAACTGCTGCAGACTTACGCCGAGAACGTGCGCCGCCTGCTGAGCGACATCCCGGGAGTGGACAACATCGACCTGAGCACCGAGCGCGGCGAGCAGGAGGTGCGGGTGATGGTGGACCGCGACCGTGCCGCCACCAGCGGCATCAGCACCCAGCAGGTGGCGATGACCCTGAGCTCCCAGCTCGGCAACCGCCCGGCCGGACGGTACAAGGCGGCCGAGCGCGAGATCAACATCAACATGCGCCTGGACGAGAAAGACCGTCTCAACCTGGAGCGCCTGGAGACTCTGGAGCTTTACGGCCCCGGCGGCCAGATGCGCGACCTGAAAAACCTGGCCACCGTCGAGCTGGGGCGCGGACCGCGGAACATCGAAAAGAACGACCGCCTGTACACGGTCGAGGTCTATGTGCCGATACGTGGCGGCGGCGGGCTCTACAGCCTGAGCAACGAAGTCATGAAACGCATGGCCGGCCTGAAAATGGCCCCCGGCTACTACTGGAGCCTGGGCCGCAACTACCAGAGCATGGTGGAGACCGAGCAGGACTCGCGCTTTGCGATCATCCTCTCGCTGGTGATGATCTACATCCTGCTGGCCGCGCTGTTCGAGTCCTTCATCCATCCGTTCACGATCCTGCTCTCGGTGCCGTTCGCCATGATCGGGGTGGCGCTGATCTTTGTCGCCACCAAAACCAACCTGGGAGGCATCTCCTACATCGGGATCATCATCGTCTGCGGCCTGGTGGTCAACAACGGCATCATCCTGGTCGACTACATCAACCAGTTGCGCAGCCAGGGCCTGGCGCGGCGGGACGCGATCATCCTGGCCGTGCAGAAACGCCTGCGCCCGATACTTATGACCGCCATGACCACGGTGCTGTCGCTGCTGCCGATGTGCGCCCCTCTGCTGGCGCCCGGCATCTTCGGGCCGGCCGAGGGCCGCGCCGCCATGTGGGGTCCGGTGGGCCTGGCGATCCTGGGCGGCATGACCACCTCCACTTTCCTCACCCTGGTCATCACCCCGACCCTTTATTCGTTGATCGACGACCTGGCGCAGGGCGGCAAATCGATCGCTGAAAGAGTTTTCAGCCGCAAGCACCCGGTCTGA
- a CDS encoding cytochrome c biogenesis protein CcdA, which produces MESVSILTAFSAGLFSFISPCVLPLIPAYISFITGLSVEELQDSVARRKRLLRVFLQTLVFVLGFSTVFILLGAGASFISRILFTNRVWFNRVAGGLIIILGLHMTGVFRLGFLEYEKRIQVRENPLGALSVFLVGAAFAFGWTPCIGPILGAILALAAQQGGVGQGMTLLAVYSLGLGLPFIATGLAINGFFGFYRRLRRHMRTVELAAGLFLIAIGVLIALDMFAILSQYLIQWFPGLIRLG; this is translated from the coding sequence ATGGAAAGCGTCTCCATCCTGACCGCCTTCTCCGCCGGATTGTTCTCGTTCATCAGCCCCTGCGTGCTGCCGCTCATCCCAGCCTACATCTCGTTCATCACCGGCCTGAGCGTGGAGGAGCTGCAGGACAGCGTGGCCCGCCGGAAAAGGCTCCTGCGGGTGTTCCTCCAGACCCTGGTCTTCGTGCTCGGTTTCTCCACCGTGTTCATTCTTCTGGGGGCCGGGGCCTCGTTCATCAGCCGTATCCTGTTCACCAACCGGGTCTGGTTCAACCGGGTGGCCGGCGGCCTGATCATCATCCTGGGCCTGCACATGACCGGCGTGTTCCGGCTCGGGTTCCTGGAGTACGAGAAACGCATCCAGGTGCGGGAAAACCCGCTGGGCGCGCTGAGCGTGTTCCTGGTGGGAGCGGCGTTCGCTTTCGGCTGGACCCCCTGCATCGGCCCGATCCTGGGCGCAATCCTGGCCCTGGCCGCGCAGCAGGGCGGAGTGGGCCAGGGGATGACCCTGCTGGCGGTCTACTCGCTGGGCCTGGGCCTGCCCTTTATCGCCACCGGCCTGGCGATCAACGGCTTCTTCGGTTTCTACCGCCGCCTGCGCCGCCACATGCGCACCGTGGAACTGGCCGCGGGGCTGTTCCTCATCGCCATCGGCGTCCTGATCGCACTTGACATGTTCGCCATCCTCAGTCAATACTTAATACAGTGGTTCCCCGGGCTGATTAGGCTCGGTTGA
- a CDS encoding TlpA family protein disulfide reductase yields MTFARKLAVAALLASLALACGASGSKQEQPAAAQAAGQTAAADLKPAPAFSLDKVDGSGPLALADYKGKVVIVDFWATWCPPCVREIPDFIALYDAYKDKGFQMIGISVDRGGPQVVKDFMAKNGVNYPVVMATMEAVNAYGVFNGIPTTFVIDRQGNIVDMVMGLQSKEYFEEQIKKLL; encoded by the coding sequence ATGACATTCGCCAGAAAACTGGCCGTTGCGGCGCTGCTGGCGTCCCTGGCCCTGGCCTGCGGCGCCTCGGGCAGCAAGCAGGAGCAGCCCGCTGCGGCCCAGGCCGCCGGTCAGACCGCCGCCGCAGACCTCAAACCCGCCCCGGCTTTCAGCCTGGACAAGGTGGACGGCAGCGGGCCGCTGGCCCTGGCCGACTACAAGGGCAAGGTGGTGATAGTCGATTTCTGGGCCACCTGGTGCCCGCCCTGTGTGCGCGAGATACCGGATTTCATCGCTCTGTACGACGCCTACAAGGACAAGGGGTTCCAGATGATCGGCATTTCGGTGGACCGCGGCGGCCCGCAGGTGGTTAAGGATTTCATGGCCAAAAACGGTGTGAACTACCCGGTGGTCATGGCCACCATGGAGGCGGTCAACGCTTACGGGGTGTTCAACGGCATCCCGACCACGTTCGTGATCGACCGTCAGGGCAATATCGTGGATATGGTGATGGGCTTGCAGTCGAAGGAGTATTTCGAGGAGCAGATCAAGAAGCTGCTGTAG
- a CDS encoding serine O-acetyltransferase, with protein MFRSIIRDFKSIKMNDPAAKNWVETILCHTPFHAILLYRFAHCLLRCHIPVLPRFITVLGRFWAGVEIHPGAKIGDWFFIDHGTGVVIGETAEIGEHCVLFHGVTLGGTGHFTGKRHPTVGNHVLIGTSATLLGPIRVGDNVKVGAETVIINRDVPSDCTVVGAPGVIVKRGGWKVHETLPLAHYREGEE; from the coding sequence ATGTTCAGGAGCATAATCAGGGATTTCAAGTCGATCAAGATGAACGACCCGGCGGCCAAGAACTGGGTCGAAACGATACTGTGCCACACCCCGTTCCACGCCATCCTGCTCTACCGTTTCGCGCACTGCCTGCTGCGCTGCCACATCCCGGTGCTGCCGCGTTTCATCACCGTGCTGGGGCGGTTCTGGGCCGGGGTGGAGATCCATCCCGGAGCGAAGATCGGCGACTGGTTCTTCATCGACCACGGCACCGGGGTGGTGATCGGCGAGACCGCCGAGATCGGGGAGCACTGCGTACTTTTTCATGGAGTGACCCTGGGTGGCACCGGGCATTTCACCGGTAAGCGCCACCCCACGGTGGGCAACCACGTGCTGATCGGCACCTCGGCCACGCTGCTGGGGCCGATCCGGGTGGGGGACAACGTGAAGGTGGGGGCCGAGACCGTGATAATAAACCGCGACGTGCCCTCGGACTGCACGGTGGTGGGCGCGCCGGGCGTGATTGTCAAGCGCGGCGGCTGGAAAGTGCACGAAACGCTGCCCCTGGCCCACTACCGCGAGGGCGAGGAGTGA